Proteins encoded within one genomic window of Panicum virgatum strain AP13 chromosome 1N, P.virgatum_v5, whole genome shotgun sequence:
- the LOC120655964 gene encoding histone deacetylase 15-like isoform X3 has product MASDMQPLSGHEIPSRVVENCGVSDHACHGKCQSCDSDVKPSCAEVNGISLLIGSHTDGKASKEKCGACTFTYDCAGPDGCLIATNGSCMAVDELTQQFEREQAGAALEDLVFSNDEEEDDSDWDPASGLVMNRWFCLNCTVPNVDEVMYCLNCHELKGSGVDGYDAFKTQIAEAALVSPDTELPEVSTAIGFDERMLLHSELEVKPNPHPERPDRLRAIAASLSAAGIFPSKCALVPPREITKEELLMVHTPDHIESVEQTKNMLYSYFTSDTYANGHSACAAKLAAGLCADLASLIVSGRVQNGFAMVRPPGHHAGVKQAMGFCLHNNAAVAALAAKRTGAKKVLIVDWDVHHGNGTQEIFEGDKSVLYVSLHRHEYGNFYPGTGAAHEVGIHDGQGFSVNIPWSCGGVGDNDYIFAFKTVVLPIAAEFAPDITIISAGFDAARGDPLGCCDVTPTGYSIMTSLLTACSGGRLLVILEGGYNLRSISSSATEVVKVLVGDGSSFDVATAPSKEGLETILQVLKIQQQFWPILGSTYASLQAHEGSVFSKSTNKKRKHSGGPGPFWWKFGSKRLLYKALYEGPLLRKIKGFGQGKAIDSADP; this is encoded by the exons ATGGCATCTGACATGCAACCACTTAGTGGCCATGAGATACCCTCCCGTGTTGTGGAGAACTGTGGAGTTTCTGATCATGCATGTCATGGCAAATGCCAAAGCTGTGATAGCGATGTAAAACCATCTTGTGCTGAAGTGAATGGAATTTCCTTGTTGATTGGTAGTCATACTGATGGGAAGGCTTCAAAAGAGAAATGTGGAGCATGCACTTTTACTTATGATTGCGCTGGTCCTGATGGCTGTTTGATTGCCACAAATGGAAGTTGCATGGCTGTTGATGAGCTAACACAGCAGTTTGAGAGAGAACAAGCTGGGGCTGCACTAGAGGATCTGGTTTTCTCTAACGATGAAGAGGAAGATGACAGTGACTGGGACCCTGCTAGTGGCCTTGTTATGAATAGGTGGTTTTGCTTGAATTGCACAGTGCCAAATGTGGACGAGGTTATGTATTGCCTG AATTGCCATGAGCTTAAGGGATCAGGTGTAGATGGATATGATGCTTTCAAAACTCAAATTGCAGAGGCAGCTTTGGTATCTCCTGACACAG AATTGCCGGAGGTGTCTACAGCGATTGGTTTTGATGAAAGAATGCTGCTCCACAGTGAG CTAGAAGTTAAACCAAATCCACATCCAGAAAGACCGGACCGCCTTCGTGCAATTGCTGCCAGTCTTTCTGCTGCAG GAATCTTTCCCTCAAAATGTGCTTTGGTACCCCCTAGGGAAATTACCAAGGAGGAACTCCTAATG GTTCATACTCCAGACCACATTGAAAGTGTTGAGCAGACAAAGAACATGCTTTACAG TTACTTCACTTCGGATACTTATGCAAATGGACACTCAGCATGTGCCGCCAAACTTGCAGCAGGACTCTGTGCTGATCTTGCTAGTTTGATAGTATCTGGGCGTGTTCAAAATGGCTTTGCAATG GTGAGACCTCCTGGACATCATGCAGGGGTGAAGCAAGCAATGGGTTTTTGTCTTCACAACAATGCAGCAGTGGCTGCGTTAGCTGCAAAAAGAACAGGTGCCAAGAAAGTCCTCATAGTTGACTGG GATGTGCACCATGGAAATGGCACACAAGAGATATTCGAAGGGGACAAATCT GTCTTGTACGTATCGTTACATCGTCATGAGTATGGAAACTTCTACCCTGGAACTGGAGCAGCACATGAG GTTGGAATTCATGATGGTCAAGGTTTCTCAGTTAATATACCTTGGAGCTGTGGCGGTGTTGGAGACAATGACTACATCTTTGCTTTTAAGACTGTGGTGCTTCCAATAG CTGCAGAATTTGCTCCAGACATCACAATAATATCTGCAGGATTCGATGCAGCTAGAGGTGACCCTCTGGGTTGTTGTGAT GTCACTCCGACGGGATACTCTATAATGACATCCTTGTTAACTGCTTGCTCAGGGGGAAGATTGTTAGTTATACTTGAGGGAGG ATACAATCTTCGGTCGATATCCTCATCAGCTACTGAAGTTGTTAAG GTCTTAGTTGGGGACGGTTCAAGTTTTGATGTTGCAACGGCACCATCAAAAGAGGGCTTGGAGACTATTTTACAAGTCCTGAAGATTCAGCAACAATTTTGGCCAATTTTAGGTTCAACCTATGCATCACTGCAGGCACATGAGGGGTCGGTTTTTTCCAAATCTA
- the LOC120655964 gene encoding histone deacetylase 15-like isoform X1 has product MSMRRFETHTGYFLMASDMQPLSGHEIPSRVVENCGVSDHACHGKCQSCDSDVKPSCAEVNGISLLIGSHTDGKASKEKCGACTFTYDCAGPDGCLIATNGSCMAVDELTQQFEREQAGAALEDLVFSNDEEEDDSDWDPASGLVMNRWFCLNCTVPNVDEVMYCLNCHELKGSGVDGYDAFKTQIAEAALVSPDTELPEVSTAIGFDERMLLHSELEVKPNPHPERPDRLRAIAASLSAAGIFPSKCALVPPREITKEELLMVHTPDHIESVEQTKNMLYSYFTSDTYANGHSACAAKLAAGLCADLASLIVSGRVQNGFAMVRPPGHHAGVKQAMGFCLHNNAAVAALAAKRTGAKKVLIVDWDVHHGNGTQEIFEGDKSVLYVSLHRHEYGNFYPGTGAAHEVGIHDGQGFSVNIPWSCGGVGDNDYIFAFKTVVLPIAAEFAPDITIISAGFDAARGDPLGCCDVTPTGYSIMTSLLTACSGGRLLVILEGGYNLRSISSSATEVVKVLVGDGSSFDVATAPSKEGLETILQVLKIQQQFWPILGSTYASLQAHEGSVFSKSTNKKRKHSGGPGPFWWKFGSKRLLYKALYEGPLLRKIKGFGQGKAIDSADP; this is encoded by the exons ATGTCTATGAGAAG ATTTGAGACTCACACCGGATACTTCCTTATGGCATCTGACATGCAACCACTTAGTGGCCATGAGATACCCTCCCGTGTTGTGGAGAACTGTGGAGTTTCTGATCATGCATGTCATGGCAAATGCCAAAGCTGTGATAGCGATGTAAAACCATCTTGTGCTGAAGTGAATGGAATTTCCTTGTTGATTGGTAGTCATACTGATGGGAAGGCTTCAAAAGAGAAATGTGGAGCATGCACTTTTACTTATGATTGCGCTGGTCCTGATGGCTGTTTGATTGCCACAAATGGAAGTTGCATGGCTGTTGATGAGCTAACACAGCAGTTTGAGAGAGAACAAGCTGGGGCTGCACTAGAGGATCTGGTTTTCTCTAACGATGAAGAGGAAGATGACAGTGACTGGGACCCTGCTAGTGGCCTTGTTATGAATAGGTGGTTTTGCTTGAATTGCACAGTGCCAAATGTGGACGAGGTTATGTATTGCCTG AATTGCCATGAGCTTAAGGGATCAGGTGTAGATGGATATGATGCTTTCAAAACTCAAATTGCAGAGGCAGCTTTGGTATCTCCTGACACAG AATTGCCGGAGGTGTCTACAGCGATTGGTTTTGATGAAAGAATGCTGCTCCACAGTGAG CTAGAAGTTAAACCAAATCCACATCCAGAAAGACCGGACCGCCTTCGTGCAATTGCTGCCAGTCTTTCTGCTGCAG GAATCTTTCCCTCAAAATGTGCTTTGGTACCCCCTAGGGAAATTACCAAGGAGGAACTCCTAATG GTTCATACTCCAGACCACATTGAAAGTGTTGAGCAGACAAAGAACATGCTTTACAG TTACTTCACTTCGGATACTTATGCAAATGGACACTCAGCATGTGCCGCCAAACTTGCAGCAGGACTCTGTGCTGATCTTGCTAGTTTGATAGTATCTGGGCGTGTTCAAAATGGCTTTGCAATG GTGAGACCTCCTGGACATCATGCAGGGGTGAAGCAAGCAATGGGTTTTTGTCTTCACAACAATGCAGCAGTGGCTGCGTTAGCTGCAAAAAGAACAGGTGCCAAGAAAGTCCTCATAGTTGACTGG GATGTGCACCATGGAAATGGCACACAAGAGATATTCGAAGGGGACAAATCT GTCTTGTACGTATCGTTACATCGTCATGAGTATGGAAACTTCTACCCTGGAACTGGAGCAGCACATGAG GTTGGAATTCATGATGGTCAAGGTTTCTCAGTTAATATACCTTGGAGCTGTGGCGGTGTTGGAGACAATGACTACATCTTTGCTTTTAAGACTGTGGTGCTTCCAATAG CTGCAGAATTTGCTCCAGACATCACAATAATATCTGCAGGATTCGATGCAGCTAGAGGTGACCCTCTGGGTTGTTGTGAT GTCACTCCGACGGGATACTCTATAATGACATCCTTGTTAACTGCTTGCTCAGGGGGAAGATTGTTAGTTATACTTGAGGGAGG ATACAATCTTCGGTCGATATCCTCATCAGCTACTGAAGTTGTTAAG GTCTTAGTTGGGGACGGTTCAAGTTTTGATGTTGCAACGGCACCATCAAAAGAGGGCTTGGAGACTATTTTACAAGTCCTGAAGATTCAGCAACAATTTTGGCCAATTTTAGGTTCAACCTATGCATCACTGCAGGCACATGAGGGGTCGGTTTTTTCCAAATCTA
- the LOC120655964 gene encoding histone deacetylase 15-like isoform X2, protein MSMRRFETHTGYFLMASDMQPLSGHEIPSRVVENCGVSDHACHGKCQSCDSDVKPSCAEVNGISLLIGSHTDGKASKEKCGACTFTYDCAGPDGCLIATNGSCMAVDELTQQFEREQAGAALEDLVFSNDEEEDDSDWDPASGLVMNRWFCLNCTVPNVDEVMYCLNCHELKGSGVDGYDAFKTQIAEAALVSPDTELPEVSTAIGFDERMLLHSELEVKPNPHPERPDRLRAIAASLSAAGIFPSKCALVPPREITKEELLMVHTPDHIESVEQTKNMLYSYFTSDTYANGHSACAAKLAAGLCADLASLIVSGRVQNGFAMVRPPGHHAGVKQAMGFCLHNNAAVAALAAKRTGAKKVLIVDWDVHHGNGTQEIFEGDKSVLYVSLHRHEYGNFYPGTGAAHEVGIHDGQGFSVNIPWSCGGVGDNDYIFAFKTVVLPIAAEFAPDITIISAGFDAARGDPLGCCDVTPTGYSIMTSLLTACSGGRLLVILEGGYNLRSISSSATEVVKVLVGDGSSFDVATAPSKEGLETILQVLKIQQQFWPILGSTYASLQAHEG, encoded by the exons ATGTCTATGAGAAG ATTTGAGACTCACACCGGATACTTCCTTATGGCATCTGACATGCAACCACTTAGTGGCCATGAGATACCCTCCCGTGTTGTGGAGAACTGTGGAGTTTCTGATCATGCATGTCATGGCAAATGCCAAAGCTGTGATAGCGATGTAAAACCATCTTGTGCTGAAGTGAATGGAATTTCCTTGTTGATTGGTAGTCATACTGATGGGAAGGCTTCAAAAGAGAAATGTGGAGCATGCACTTTTACTTATGATTGCGCTGGTCCTGATGGCTGTTTGATTGCCACAAATGGAAGTTGCATGGCTGTTGATGAGCTAACACAGCAGTTTGAGAGAGAACAAGCTGGGGCTGCACTAGAGGATCTGGTTTTCTCTAACGATGAAGAGGAAGATGACAGTGACTGGGACCCTGCTAGTGGCCTTGTTATGAATAGGTGGTTTTGCTTGAATTGCACAGTGCCAAATGTGGACGAGGTTATGTATTGCCTG AATTGCCATGAGCTTAAGGGATCAGGTGTAGATGGATATGATGCTTTCAAAACTCAAATTGCAGAGGCAGCTTTGGTATCTCCTGACACAG AATTGCCGGAGGTGTCTACAGCGATTGGTTTTGATGAAAGAATGCTGCTCCACAGTGAG CTAGAAGTTAAACCAAATCCACATCCAGAAAGACCGGACCGCCTTCGTGCAATTGCTGCCAGTCTTTCTGCTGCAG GAATCTTTCCCTCAAAATGTGCTTTGGTACCCCCTAGGGAAATTACCAAGGAGGAACTCCTAATG GTTCATACTCCAGACCACATTGAAAGTGTTGAGCAGACAAAGAACATGCTTTACAG TTACTTCACTTCGGATACTTATGCAAATGGACACTCAGCATGTGCCGCCAAACTTGCAGCAGGACTCTGTGCTGATCTTGCTAGTTTGATAGTATCTGGGCGTGTTCAAAATGGCTTTGCAATG GTGAGACCTCCTGGACATCATGCAGGGGTGAAGCAAGCAATGGGTTTTTGTCTTCACAACAATGCAGCAGTGGCTGCGTTAGCTGCAAAAAGAACAGGTGCCAAGAAAGTCCTCATAGTTGACTGG GATGTGCACCATGGAAATGGCACACAAGAGATATTCGAAGGGGACAAATCT GTCTTGTACGTATCGTTACATCGTCATGAGTATGGAAACTTCTACCCTGGAACTGGAGCAGCACATGAG GTTGGAATTCATGATGGTCAAGGTTTCTCAGTTAATATACCTTGGAGCTGTGGCGGTGTTGGAGACAATGACTACATCTTTGCTTTTAAGACTGTGGTGCTTCCAATAG CTGCAGAATTTGCTCCAGACATCACAATAATATCTGCAGGATTCGATGCAGCTAGAGGTGACCCTCTGGGTTGTTGTGAT GTCACTCCGACGGGATACTCTATAATGACATCCTTGTTAACTGCTTGCTCAGGGGGAAGATTGTTAGTTATACTTGAGGGAGG ATACAATCTTCGGTCGATATCCTCATCAGCTACTGAAGTTGTTAAG GTCTTAGTTGGGGACGGTTCAAGTTTTGATGTTGCAACGGCACCATCAAAAGAGGGCTTGGAGACTATTTTACAAGTCCTGAAGATTCAGCAACAATTTTGGCCAATTTTAGGTTCAACCTATGCATCACTGCAGGCACATGAGGG
- the LOC120655964 gene encoding histone deacetylase 15-like isoform X4 encodes MSMRRFETHTGYFLMASDMQPLSGHEIPSRVVENCGVSDHACHGKCQSCDSDVKPSCAEVNGISLLIGSHTDGKASKEKCGACTFTYDCAGPDGCLIATNGSCMAVDELTQQFEREQAGAALEDLVFSNDEEEDDSDWDPASGLVMNRWFCLNCTVPNVDEVMYCLNCHELKGSGVDGYDAFKTQIAEAALVSPDTELPEVSTAIGFDERMLLHSELEVKPNPHPERPDRLRAIAASLSAAGIFPSKCALVPPREITKEELLMVHTPDHIESVEQTKNMLYSYFTSDTYANGHSACAAKLAAGLCADLASLIVSGRVQNGFAMVRPPGHHAGVKQAMGFCLHNNAAVAALAAKRTGAKKVLIVDWDVHHGNGTQEIFEGDKSVLYVSLHRHEYGNFYPGTGAAHEVGIHDGQGFSVNIPWSCGGVGDNDYIFAFKTVVLPIAAEFAPDITIISAGFDAARGDPLGCCDVTPTGYSIMTSLLTACSGGRLLVILEGGVNAKLLHQIQRNDCLDAVVLTLASPCGNLHALISLEL; translated from the exons ATGTCTATGAGAAG ATTTGAGACTCACACCGGATACTTCCTTATGGCATCTGACATGCAACCACTTAGTGGCCATGAGATACCCTCCCGTGTTGTGGAGAACTGTGGAGTTTCTGATCATGCATGTCATGGCAAATGCCAAAGCTGTGATAGCGATGTAAAACCATCTTGTGCTGAAGTGAATGGAATTTCCTTGTTGATTGGTAGTCATACTGATGGGAAGGCTTCAAAAGAGAAATGTGGAGCATGCACTTTTACTTATGATTGCGCTGGTCCTGATGGCTGTTTGATTGCCACAAATGGAAGTTGCATGGCTGTTGATGAGCTAACACAGCAGTTTGAGAGAGAACAAGCTGGGGCTGCACTAGAGGATCTGGTTTTCTCTAACGATGAAGAGGAAGATGACAGTGACTGGGACCCTGCTAGTGGCCTTGTTATGAATAGGTGGTTTTGCTTGAATTGCACAGTGCCAAATGTGGACGAGGTTATGTATTGCCTG AATTGCCATGAGCTTAAGGGATCAGGTGTAGATGGATATGATGCTTTCAAAACTCAAATTGCAGAGGCAGCTTTGGTATCTCCTGACACAG AATTGCCGGAGGTGTCTACAGCGATTGGTTTTGATGAAAGAATGCTGCTCCACAGTGAG CTAGAAGTTAAACCAAATCCACATCCAGAAAGACCGGACCGCCTTCGTGCAATTGCTGCCAGTCTTTCTGCTGCAG GAATCTTTCCCTCAAAATGTGCTTTGGTACCCCCTAGGGAAATTACCAAGGAGGAACTCCTAATG GTTCATACTCCAGACCACATTGAAAGTGTTGAGCAGACAAAGAACATGCTTTACAG TTACTTCACTTCGGATACTTATGCAAATGGACACTCAGCATGTGCCGCCAAACTTGCAGCAGGACTCTGTGCTGATCTTGCTAGTTTGATAGTATCTGGGCGTGTTCAAAATGGCTTTGCAATG GTGAGACCTCCTGGACATCATGCAGGGGTGAAGCAAGCAATGGGTTTTTGTCTTCACAACAATGCAGCAGTGGCTGCGTTAGCTGCAAAAAGAACAGGTGCCAAGAAAGTCCTCATAGTTGACTGG GATGTGCACCATGGAAATGGCACACAAGAGATATTCGAAGGGGACAAATCT GTCTTGTACGTATCGTTACATCGTCATGAGTATGGAAACTTCTACCCTGGAACTGGAGCAGCACATGAG GTTGGAATTCATGATGGTCAAGGTTTCTCAGTTAATATACCTTGGAGCTGTGGCGGTGTTGGAGACAATGACTACATCTTTGCTTTTAAGACTGTGGTGCTTCCAATAG CTGCAGAATTTGCTCCAGACATCACAATAATATCTGCAGGATTCGATGCAGCTAGAGGTGACCCTCTGGGTTGTTGTGAT GTCACTCCGACGGGATACTCTATAATGACATCCTTGTTAACTGCTTGCTCAGGGGGAAGATTGTTAGTTATACTTGAGGGAGG TGTGAATGCCAAGTTGCTGCATCAGATCCAAAGGAATGATTGCCTGGATGCTGTTGTACTAACATTGGCCTCTCCATGTGGAAACTTGCATGCATTGATATCCCTAGAGCTATAA